From Haliotis asinina isolate JCU_RB_2024 chromosome 8, JCU_Hal_asi_v2, whole genome shotgun sequence, a single genomic window includes:
- the LOC137294081 gene encoding F-box only protein 48-like, which produces MDVDEETINQGHITWLPGHLLLEIFSYLDAASLSSAGLTCKTWASLINQSETLWKTKTQQVSDRDAQKYILQSKSEGNSWKESFQMNYGSNLIRRKWKRGAFSQPKAMMDLPPKVLCPMTADTWGEIFQMELER; this is translated from the exons ATG GACGTTGATGAAGAAACAATAAATCAAGGACATATTACCTGGCTACCTGGTCATCTGTTGTTAGAGATATTTTCTTACCTGGATGCAGCATCCTTGAGCTCTGCAGGCTTGACTTGCAAGACATGGGCGTCTCTTATCAATCAGTCAGAAACGCTATGGAAAACAAAGACTCAGCAGGTCTCTGATAGAGATGCTCAAAAATATATCCTTCAGTCAAAATCCGAAGGGAACTCATGGAAG GAGTCCTTCCAGATGAATTATGGGAGTAATTTAATCAGACGAAAATGGAAGCGAGGTGCATTCAGTCAACCCAAAGCCATGATGGATCTTCCCCCAAAGGTCCTGTGTCCAATGACTGCTGACACCTGgggggaaatatttcaaatggaGCTTGAAAGATGA